From a single Nostoc sp. MS1 genomic region:
- a CDS encoding DevA family ABC transporter ATP-binding protein, giving the protein MNYLASSSTVTVTNLNHFFGQGILRKPVLTDIDLAIYPGEIVILTGPSGSGKTTLLSLIGGLRSVQQGSLKIFGQELKGCNKKQLTQIRNQIGFIFQHHNLLKCLSAYGNVRMSLKLHPEIPKYQYRQRAVAILDAVGLGDRVDYYPEKLSGGQKQRVAIARALVAQPKLLLADEPTSSLDSKTGRDVVDIIQRLAKEEGCSVLLVTHDARILDIADRIVHMEDGRLQSH; this is encoded by the coding sequence ATGAATTACCTGGCTTCCTCGTCCACCGTTACTGTCACCAACCTCAATCATTTTTTTGGACAGGGAATTTTACGTAAACCCGTCTTAACAGATATAGATTTAGCAATTTACCCAGGTGAAATCGTCATCCTCACAGGGCCTTCTGGGAGTGGAAAAACAACATTATTATCATTAATTGGCGGCTTGCGTTCAGTACAACAAGGAAGCTTAAAAATATTTGGACAGGAACTCAAGGGTTGTAATAAGAAGCAGTTAACACAAATTCGTAACCAAATCGGCTTTATCTTTCAGCATCACAACTTACTCAAATGCTTGAGTGCTTATGGTAATGTGCGGATGTCTTTGAAACTGCACCCAGAAATTCCTAAATATCAATATAGACAAAGGGCTGTAGCTATTTTAGACGCTGTAGGTTTAGGCGATCGCGTAGATTATTACCCAGAGAAATTATCTGGCGGACAAAAGCAAAGAGTTGCGATCGCTCGTGCATTAGTTGCCCAACCTAAATTATTATTAGCAGACGAACCCACCTCATCATTAGATAGTAAAACCGGGAGAGATGTAGTTGATATTATTCAGCGTCTTGCCAAAGAAGAGGGTTGTTCTGTACTCTTAGTAACTCACGATGCCAGAATTTTAGATATAGCCGATCGCATTGTTCACATGGAAGATGGGCGATTGCAAAGTCATTAG
- a CDS encoding ABC transporter ATP-binding protein/permease, with translation MQATTFIGKFSKNDSLPDNDLWRNVRAIVWPFLYPAEAKARAFSDVIRTWGMLFLLVLLIIMLVGVTAFNSFVNRYLLDIITEEQDLNKFTNTLWLYGAALVCVTLLLGFTRYVRKQIALDWYQWLNDQIVDKYLSNRAYYKINFNSDIDNPDQRITQEIEPLTRNALSFSTTFLEKVLEMITFLAILWSLSHFAAVILVVYTIIGNLIAVYLAQELNNIKQEELEHQGDYNYSLNHVRNHAESIAFFRGEKQELNIILRRFNNIIKSTKRKINWEVTQDIFNRGYQAIIQIFPFIVFGPLQIKGEIDFGEISQASLACNLFATAMAEIIREFATSGRFSSYVERLVELSNALEAATKQPENVSTIETIEERKLAFEHVTLQTPNYEQVIVEDLSLSVQPGEGLLIVGPSGRGKSSLLRAIAGLWNAGTGRLVRPPLEEVLFLPQRPYIILGTLREQLLYPNTNRQITDAELKNVLQQVNLQNLINRIEGFDTEVPWENILSLGEQQRLVFARLLLTHPRFTILDEATSALDLRNESNLYQQLRETTTTFISVGHRQSLFDYHQWVLELSQDSSWRLLSIQDYRNQKTIIQNSVETPRINTDSLPNNEYESKAVIMIKKTVSDGLSHKEMSELTSYTIKTIRSKASKGENIVAKNGFTYRYDKNPHVLKWMRVE, from the coding sequence ATGCAAGCTACAACTTTTATTGGTAAATTCTCAAAGAATGATTCTTTACCTGATAATGATCTTTGGCGGAATGTCAGAGCGATAGTCTGGCCTTTCTTATACCCTGCCGAGGCAAAAGCCAGAGCATTTTCAGATGTAATTCGTACATGGGGAATGCTTTTTCTCCTAGTATTATTAATAATCATGCTTGTCGGTGTAACTGCGTTTAATAGCTTTGTTAACCGCTATTTACTAGATATCATTACCGAAGAGCAAGATTTAAATAAATTTACTAATACATTATGGCTTTATGGTGCTGCTCTTGTCTGCGTAACGCTCTTATTAGGATTTACTAGATATGTGAGAAAACAAATAGCTCTTGATTGGTATCAATGGCTAAATGATCAAATTGTCGATAAATATTTGAGTAATCGTGCCTATTATAAAATCAATTTTAATTCCGATATTGATAATCCAGATCAACGAATAACGCAAGAAATAGAACCATTAACCAGAAATGCTCTCTCGTTTTCAACTACTTTTCTAGAAAAAGTTCTGGAAATGATAACTTTTTTAGCGATTCTCTGGTCGCTTTCTCATTTTGCGGCGGTTATATTAGTTGTCTATACAATAATAGGTAATTTAATTGCTGTTTATTTAGCTCAAGAATTAAATAATATTAAACAAGAAGAACTAGAACATCAAGGAGATTATAATTATAGTTTAAATCATGTTCGTAATCACGCTGAATCAATAGCTTTTTTCCGAGGAGAGAAACAAGAGTTAAATATAATCTTACGAAGATTCAATAATATTATTAAAAGTACTAAACGCAAAATAAATTGGGAAGTAACTCAAGATATTTTTAACAGAGGATATCAAGCGATTATTCAAATATTTCCATTTATAGTATTTGGGCCTTTACAGATTAAAGGTGAAATTGATTTCGGAGAAATTTCCCAAGCCAGTTTAGCTTGTAATTTGTTTGCTACGGCTATGGCGGAAATAATCAGAGAATTTGCAACTTCAGGGCGATTTTCTAGTTACGTTGAGCGTTTAGTTGAACTGTCGAATGCTCTAGAAGCCGCAACTAAACAACCGGAAAATGTCAGTACTATTGAAACAATAGAAGAAAGGAAACTAGCTTTTGAGCATGTTACCTTACAAACGCCTAATTATGAACAGGTGATTGTCGAAGATTTGTCACTTTCTGTTCAGCCGGGAGAAGGTTTATTAATTGTAGGGCCGAGTGGTCGAGGTAAAAGTTCTTTATTGAGAGCGATCGCGGGTTTATGGAATGCAGGGACTGGTCGTTTAGTAAGACCTCCCCTAGAAGAAGTATTGTTCTTACCCCAACGTCCTTACATAATATTAGGAACTCTACGCGAACAGTTACTTTATCCTAATACCAATCGGCAAATAACCGATGCAGAACTCAAAAATGTTTTGCAACAAGTAAACCTGCAAAATCTAATAAATCGAATTGAAGGTTTTGATACTGAAGTTCCTTGGGAAAACATCCTATCACTAGGAGAACAACAACGTTTAGTTTTTGCACGCTTATTACTGACTCATCCAAGATTCACTATATTAGATGAAGCAACAAGTGCCTTGGATTTGAGAAATGAAAGCAATTTATATCAACAGTTACGAGAAACAACAACAACATTTATTAGCGTAGGACATAGACAAAGTTTATTTGATTATCATCAATGGGTTTTGGAACTTTCACAAGATTCTAGTTGGCGACTTCTGAGTATTCAAGATTATCGCAACCAAAAAACAATTATCCAGAACTCGGTTGAAACTCCTCGCATTAATACAGACAGTTTGCCTAACAATGAATACGAAAGCAAAGCAGTAATAATGATTAAAAAAACTGTCAGTGACGGTCTTTCTCATAAAGAAATGAGTGAATTAACATCCTATACAATTAAGACTATTAGAAGTAAAGCAAGCAAAGGAGAGAATATTGTAGCTAAAAATGGCTTTACCTACCGCTATGACAAAAATCCTCATGTATTGAAATGGATGAGAGTTGAGTAA
- a CDS encoding Uma2 family endonuclease gives MSATTTQPLTLEDFLKLPETKPVNEYINGEIISKPMPKGRHSRLQGKLCAAVNQVTEDAKIAYAFPELRCSFGDRSIVPDVAVFSWERIHFTKDGQVPDNFELPPDWTIEILSPEQKPNKVIGNILYCLQYGSRLGWFIDPDDTSILTFLPGQQPELIQGDNSLPILPEIEINLTVNQVFSWLKMGT, from the coding sequence ATGAGTGCTACGACAACTCAACCTCTGACTCTAGAAGACTTTCTCAAGCTCCCAGAAACTAAACCAGTCAATGAATATATTAACGGAGAAATTATCTCTAAACCGATGCCAAAAGGGAGACACAGCCGCTTGCAAGGAAAACTTTGTGCAGCAGTAAATCAAGTTACGGAAGATGCGAAGATAGCTTATGCGTTTCCTGAACTACGCTGTTCTTTTGGCGATCGCTCAATCGTACCAGACGTAGCTGTATTTAGTTGGGAAAGGATACACTTTACAAAAGATGGGCAAGTTCCAGATAACTTTGAACTTCCCCCAGACTGGACAATTGAGATACTTTCACCAGAACAAAAACCTAACAAAGTAATTGGCAATATTCTCTATTGTTTGCAATATGGTAGTCGTTTAGGATGGTTTATTGACCCTGATGACACAAGTATTTTGACATTTTTACCAGGGCAACAACCAGAATTAATTCAAGGAGATAATTCTTTACCTATATTACCAGAAATAGAAATAAACCTTACAGTAAATCAAGTTTTCAGTTGGTTAAAGATGGGTACTTAA